The following coding sequences are from one Mastomys coucha isolate ucsf_1 unplaced genomic scaffold, UCSF_Mcou_1 pScaffold9, whole genome shotgun sequence window:
- the Ogdhl gene encoding 2-oxoglutarate dehydrogenase-like, mitochondrial, protein MSQLRLLPFRLGPRATKLLATRDIPVVSGYRRSSGPPTTIPRSRSGVSSSYVEEMYFAWLENPQSVHKSWDSFFQRASKEASVGPAQPQPPAVIQESRTSVSSCTKTSKLVEDHLAVQSLIRAYQIRGHHVAQLDPLGILDADLDSFVPSDLITTIDKLAFYDLQEADLDKEFRLPTTTFIGGPENTLSLREIIRRLESTYCQHIGLEFMFINDVEQCQWIRQKFETPGVMQFSMEEKRTLLARLVRSMRFEDFLARKWSSEKRFGLEGCEVMIPALKTIIDKSSEMGIENVILGMPHRGRLNVLANVIRKDLEQIFCQFDPKLEAADEGSGDVKYHLGMYHERINRVTNRNITLSLVANPSHLEAVDPVVQGKTKAEQFYRGDAQGRKVMSILVHGDAAFAGQGVVYETFHLSDLPSYTTNGTVHVVVNNQIGFTTDPRMARSSPYPTDVARVVNAPIFHVNADDPEAVIYVCSVAAEWRNTFNKDVVVDLVCYRRRGHNEMDEPMFTQPLMYKQIHKQVPVLKKYADKLIAEGTVTLQEFEEEIAKYDRICEEAYGRSKDKKILHIKHWLDSPWPGFFNVDGEPKSMTCPTTGIPEDMLTHIGNVASSVPLEDFKIHTGLSRILRGRADMTKKRTVDWALAEYMAFGSLLKEGIHVRLSGQDVERGTFSHRHHVLHDQEVDRRTCVPMNHLWPDQAPYTVCNSSLSEYGVLGFELGYAMASPNALVLWEAQFGDFHNTAQCIIDQFISTGQAKWVRHNGIVLLLPHGMEGMGPEHSSARPERFLQMSNDDSDAYPVFTEDFEVSQLYDCNWIVVNCSTPASYFHVLRRQILLPFRKPLIVFTPKSLLRHPDAKSSFDQMVSGTSFQRLMPEDGPAAHSPEQVQRLIFCTGKVYYDLVKERSSQGLEKQVAITRLEQISPFPFDLIMQEAEKYSGAELVWCQEEHKNMGYYDYISPRFRTLLGHTRPIWYVGRDPAAAPATGNKNAHLVSLRKFLDTAFNLKAFEGKTF, encoded by the exons ATGAGCCAGCTGAGGCTGCTGCCATTCAGGTTGGGGCCACGGGCCACAAAGCTCTTGGCCACACGGGATATCCCAGTGGTCAGTGGGTACAGGAGGTCTTCTGGGCCACCAACTACCATCCCAAGGAGCAGAAGTGGAGTCAGCTCCAGTTATGTGGAAGAGATGTACTTTGCCTGGTTGGAAAACCCACAGAGTGTTCACAAG TCCTGGGACAGCTTCTTCCAGAGAGCAAGTAAGGAGGCCTCTGTGGGTCCTGCTCAGCCACAGCCCCCAGCTGTTATCCAAGAGAGCAGGACATCAGTGTCAAGTTGCACCAAGACCAGCAAGCTGGTAGAAGACCACTTGGCAGTCCAGTCCCTGATCCGTGCCTACCAG ATCCGAGGCCACCATGTAGCCCAGCTGGACCCCCTGGGCATCCTGGATGCAGACCTAGACTCCTTCGTGCCCTCGGACTTGATCACAACCATTGATAAATTGG CCTTCTATGACCTGCAGGAGGCTGATCTGGATAAGGAGTTCCGGCTGCCCACCACTACTTTCATTGGGGGTCCAGAGAACACACTCTCTCTTCGAGAGATCATACGTCGCCTGGAG AGCACCTACTGCCAGCATATCGGCCTGGAGTTCATGTTTATTAATGATGTGGAGCAGTGCCAGTGGATCAGACAGAAATTTGAAACTCCTGGTGTGATGCAGTTTTCCATGGAGGAGAAGCGGACCCTGCTGGCTAGGCTGGTGCGCTCCATGAG GTTTGAAGACTTCCTGGCCAGGAAGTGGTCTTCAGAGAAGCGGTTTGGCCTGGAAGGCTGCGAGGTCATGATTCCCGCTCTCAAGACCATTATCGACAAGTCTAGTGAGATGGGGATTGAGAATGTCATCCTGGGGATGCCACACAG GGGCAGGCTGAATGTGCTGGCCAACGTGATCCGCAAGGACCTGGAACAGATCTTCTGTCAGTTTGACCCCAAGCTGGAAGCAGCAGATGAG GGCTCTGGTGATGTCAAATACCATCTGGGCATGTACCACGAGAGGATCAACCGTGTCACCAACAGGAACATCACACTGTCGCTGGTAGCCAACCCTTCCCATCTAGAAGCTGTGGACCCCGTGGTACAGGGGAAGACAAAGGCAGAGCAGTTCTACCGTGGGGATGCCCAGGGTAGGAAG GTCATGTCCATCCTGGTCCACGGGGATGCCGCCTTTGCTGGCCAGGGAGTCGTCTATGAGACCTTCCATCTGAGTGACCTGCCTTCTTATACCACCAACGGCACAGTGCACGTTGTGGTCAACAACCAG ATTGGCTTTACCACAGATCCCCGTATGGCTCGCTCCTCACCTTACCCCACTGATGTGGCGCGAGTGGTCAATGCGCCCATCTTCCATGTGAACGCAGATGACCCAGAGGCTGTGATCTATGTGTGCAGTGTGGCAGctgagtggaggaacaccttcaACAAAGACGTTGTTGTAGACCTG GTCTGTTACCGCCGGCGTGGTCACAATGAGATGGACGAGCCCATGTTCACGCAGCCGCTCATGTACAAGCAGATCCACAAACAGGTACCCGTGCTGAAGAAGTATGCAGACAAGCTCATCGCCGAGGGCACGGTCACTCTACAGGAGTTTGAG GAAGAAATTGCCAAATACGACCGTATCTGTGAGGAGGCATATGGCAGGTCCAAGGATAAAAAGATACTGCATATAAAGCACTGGCTGGACTCCCCCTGGCCTG GCTTCTTCAATGTGGATGGGGAGCCCAAGAGCATGACATGCCCTACGACAGGCATCCCTGAGGACATGCTAACCCACATTGGCAATGTGGCCAGCTCTGTGCCCCTGGAGGACTTTAAGATCCACACAG GCCTCTCTCGAATTCTGCGTGGCCGTGCAGACATGACCAAAAAGCGCACAGTGGACTGGGCATTGGCAGAATACATGGCCTTTGGTTCACTGCTGAAGGAGGGCATCCATGTGCGGCTCAGTGGCCAAGATGTGGAGAGGGGTACATTCAG CCACCGGCACCATGTTCTTCATGACCAGGAAGTTGACCGGAGGACGTGTGTCCCAATGAACCACCTGTGGCCTGACCAGGCCCCCTACACTGTGTGCAATAGCTCCCTCTCGGAGTATGGAGTTCTAG GCTTTGAGCTGGGCTATGCCATGGCCAGCCCCAACGCCCTGGTCCTCTGGGAAGCTCAGTTTGGTGATTTCCACAACACAGCCCAGTGTATCATCGACCAGTTCATCAGCACTGGCCAGGCCAAGTGGGTGCGGCACAATGGCATCGTGCTTCTGCTGCCCCATGGCATGGAGGGCATG GGTCCAGAGCACTCCTCAGCAAGGCCAGAGAGGTTCCTGCAGATGAGCAATGATGACTCAGATGCCTACCCA GTGTTCACTGAGGACTTCGAGGTGAGCCAGCTCTATGACTGCAACTGGATTGTGGTGAACTGCTCTACACCAGCTAGCTACTTCCATGTGCTGCGCCGACAGATCCTGCTACCCTTCCGCAAGCCT CTCATTGTCTTCACACCCAAGTCTCTGCTGAGGCACCCTGATGCCAAGTCCAGCTTTGACCAGATGGTGTCCG GGACTAGCTTCCAGCGGCTGATGCCAGAAGATGGCCCTGCAGCACATTCTCCTGAGCAGGTACAGCGGCTCATCTTCTGCACGGGAAAGGTGTACTATGACCTGGTAAAGGAACGCAGCAGCCAGGGCCTGGAGAAGCAAGTGGCCATCACACGCCTGGAGCAG atctctccattccctttcgACCTGatcatgcaggaggcagagaagtaCTCGGGAGCTGAGCTGGTGTGGTGTCAGGAAGAGCATAAGAACATGGGCTATTACGACTACATCAGTCCGCGCTTCAGGACACTCCTCGGCCACACCCGGCCCATATG GTATGTTGGCCGGGACCCAGCAGCCGCACCAGCCACTGGAAATAAGAACGCTCACTTGGTGTCACTGAGGAAGTTTCTGGATACTGCCTTCAACCTGAAGGCCTTTGAGGGCAAGACGTTTTAG